The segment CACATGAACAGACGAAGGGTTGTACTTGTAAGATTTGACTGAAGATACAAATGATATCAGAGACTGATCTTTGGTTGTGATTGAATAATCCTCCTTACTTGGCAAGTTGGTGTTATGGTTCAACTCGGAGAAAAGTTTTGTCCTTCTTTGGCATGAATTTCGTCTCCCCTTGTTTTTCTGTGATAACTGTGACAGTATGGAATCACCTCTTCTCTGTTTGTTCGATGATTCACAGATAGACACAGAGGTCCTCTTGTCTTTTAATTCATCATAATGACTACCATGATCTTTGTATTGATGTTCATTTTCAGTGATTTTGTGGTGATCTGAGGTATGGTTAGTGGAAAAAGGTTTGGTTTTTGAAGCTGTTTGAGTTCCTATGCTTGCACAGAGTATCTGAGCACCATTTTCTGAGGAATTTTTCCAAAGTTTGGAATTCTGTGAAATTTTCCTGGATGATATTCCAACAGGTGTTATGTGGTCTATAGATGTCACTAGAGGTTTGCACGACGGAATAAAACCCACCATTGCATGTTGACATTTATCTCCTGTGTGTAAGAGTGTCTTCTGTCTGCTGTCGTCTGCTTTGGTGGTACGAGTTCTAAATATACTTTTTTTCGGAGTTTCCTTAGTGATATTTTCACTATGTTTATCCTCATACCCTGGTGCTACACTGATGAACTCTTGATTCTTTGATTGTTGTTTCCTGTGAAAAGTATCATTTTCAGACAGCTTGGTATATTTTCTACTTCTAATAGTATCTGGTCTTGCAGGAAAAAAACTGTCGTCACATTTTTCTAAAGGGACATAACATTCTTTTATAAGTGTATGTTGATTTTGTCGTGAAGGCGTACCACACGGGGTGCAGGGGGACGACTTTTTTTCTTCTGCATGGTTCTGTGTTTGATGGTCTATGTTGCTGTGTTCTTTCCTCAAACATATATTTGGAGAgagcatattttctttcagaTTCGGGTTGATTGGATACGATTCATTTTGTGTTGAATAATCAAAGGATTCACAACTACTGGACATGGGTACTGGGTAGTCTGATAGCTGAGTCTGAATGACACTATCAGTCTGGTTTGTAGTGGACTGGAGAAAGGTCATCCAGGCACTATTGACAGCCTTGGAAGATTGTTCTATCACATCTTTCATGGAATGGATTAACTCTTCAGGGTATAATGCAATACTTCCATTATTTCTGAAGTTTTGTAGACTACTTGAGCATCTTATAAATGCCTCCATGTTTAACAAAAGACTTTCAACATTCAACCTGTAAATGTCCAACAGATGAGTATTGCAGTTCATCACACTGGTTTGACCTCTCTGATGAAATTGTGTTATTCTCTCTTCTATCACAGACAAGTCTATCATGGTCTTTTCATAGAAGTTTGCCTCCCGCAGAGTCCACTTGTCATTGGTGGCATTCTGAAAGTGAGCTATACCATTCTGCACAAATCTAATGATGTTGTCCAAGGAACTGATGCCCGGATTTGTAGTGGAAGGGTTAAAGGTATCTGTGTTTAGACACAGGTAGTTGCGCCGTGAATAAATATCTGAGTtccatgtgtgtgtgtatgcatCTGATACACTTGAATCACAGAAAAGTCTTTGAGTTGTGTCTTGAGCTTCTTTTTGAAATTGTTCAACCTTGCCACTCTCGTATTGTGTTggaatatcttttttttctgGATTAACATTCCTCAAATCAATACTGAGGTAATTGAAGCTGGACATGTCCTTTTCATGACAGTTTTCTGCATCATTAATACAAGATAGGTAAATGGAGCCATCTGACCAATCGACTTTATCACTAACACTGCAGCATCGTCTTAAAGGAGTCTCCGGCTGCAGCATTTTATCCTCATTACCAAACATCATATGAATCTCATCACCAGAGTTTATCAAATTGCTACTTTAAGTGCAGTCAAGTCATAAGAAACCACCTCTGAGTGACCCTGTCTCTTTTGCAATCAGTTCAGTGCATTCCTATctgaaaatgaacaaaaaatgtgtatttcCATATTGCATGTCATACATACAcaatattacattgtaaatacaatTTAACTTGGTTCTATATGAAGTATCTTTATAAACCGTAATCAATAAATCTAGCTAATTTTCCTGCAGATAATCTTTCAGGAATTTAGTGGGGGTCTACTGAACTGAAATGacaccaaaaaaaaagaagaaaaacaagacgtgtttgtaaaacacaaatgcccccaataatagCCAATGAATTCctaagatggccaaggtcacaaggacaaatatctaggtaccagtagaaagatattgtcaaagaaatgctcatgtgcaatatgaaagctctaatatttaccatttagaagttatgaccaatgtaaaaaaaatttaaaaagtaggtcaaatgtcaaggtcaaaaatgttggtacccacggaaaggtcttgtcacaaggaatactcctgtgaaatatcaaagctctagcactaaattgctgttcaaaagctattagcaaggttaaagttttcaaaaagtaggtcaaactccaaggtcaagggtcagaaatgttggtacccacgggaAGGTCATGttacaagtgaaatatcaaagctttagcacttactgttcaaaagttattagcaaggttcaagtttatGACAGAATGACAAAAATAATATGCCCCCCATCTTGgatctcggggggggggggggggggggggcattaaaATTGTCATATTTAATTGACACCTATAAACACACTGTAtttgtgcacatacatgtatttgatactgGGTAATTGATAAAAAGAACCTAAAATAGACATTTCTCAttcaaaatcacaattttttaaaatattcatttgaaataattttttattcaattagTTAAATCATCTAATGTTATATACATCATAATTAAATGGATGGTATTCTGGTATATTGTTGCAGTGTTTTTATCTGTCTTCCAGCACCTTGTGTCTGTGATCCACAAGGAGATACCAATACTGGTCTAAGTACACACATTCCCAATGATTAAAAGAAGACTTGTTTTTCAGAGTCAAACAAAACTTACATGGTTAATTCTATTGGCACAAAACGTGATAGAAAGAATATAGAAGAATTAAAAAGAATACTAATAAGATTAGGATAATCAACCCTGATTAGTCAAAAAGATATCAAGAATCCAAATGTGGCATATAGTTTTTTTGTCcatattatgacccctggaCTCGGGGTAAGGTCACAAAAGtttgacatttgaatatattcATAATGAGAAGAACAACAATATATTAAGTATGTCAAATTTATATTAAAGAGGCTTTgccatgtagtgtagattgtggTTTGTACACACTCTGGCTCCAAGATGGGACTGTAAGAGGGACTCAAAATGTTTCACAAGATTCATAGGgatttcaaacaagaggcccatgggccacatggctcaccttggtccatatttcaagattttccttatatatattcaaacttaaaactttgatccccattgtGGCACCCACCCTAttacccccgggagccatgatttttgcaaactgaatctgcattatgtcaggaagctttcatgtaaattttagctcttgtggcccagtggttcttgagaagattgattgattgtatattgtttaacgtgaataacgtccctctcgaaaatatttcactcatgaatatggagacgtcaccattattGTGATTtagacccttcatttgaacaaacttgaaagcccttcactcaaggatgcttttcgcaaagtttggttgaaattcggccagtggttctggagaaaaagtcgaaaatgtaaaaagtttacagacagacgatggacaacaggcaatcagaaaggatacctgtaaagtgcgaaacaaaatctgccgaaacgaaacaaaaGGAAATCTAACGAAACAGAAGGAAACAAAACTGTATAACAAAACTCGACAATTGTaataaaaatcagtatatgcacccaggggtgcatgagccgagttgcatgggatacattgtaaagacaggaatgatgtggcatatttataattgtgaagaactaatttcagttttaaacttttcgagttactgtccagaaaccatatttgtctgaagttttcaatctatattcggtcactgtgactttgacctttgttctccaaaatcaatagaggccttgctttgctggtatccaacaatatatccaagtttcatttgattcaaattaaaaaatttcgagttatcctccggaaaccaattttttttggaattttaaatccattttcggtcactgtgaccttgacctttgagctattttctccaaaatcaataggggttttccttacctggtacacaACAATATCTTCAGTGTCATTTGATTcgaatttaaactttctgagttatcctccggaaaccaaaattttttggaatttaaaatctattttcggtcactgtgaccttgacctttgacctattttctccaaaatcaataggagtcttccttacctggtacacaacaatatcttaaaatatcatttgattcggatttaaactttctgagttatcatccggaaacaaaatattactgaaattttcattctatattcggtcactgtgaccttgaccttttttcctCCAAcgtcaataggggtcttccttacctggtacccaacaatatatcaaagtttcatttgattcggatttaaactttatgagttatcatccggaaaccaaatttttctgaaattttcattatatattcggtcactgcagtcttcatgaaaacatttaaaacttgcttgccagtcggaccagtgaactgtctgaatttactggcccacggtgaaatttactggccccctaaattttcatgtttatcacatacattaatGGAATGTATTGTaatattgtacaattaatttactgaaactatcCTGGTTATTACTCGTATTCATATCTATcctaagacatcctttctgtcgataTCAGAAAAACAACACTGGCTGTACacggtattttctctctcttcgcccgcaaacaacaagactacaaattcacatatttttcacaaacatgaaaacagcccgAGTGCACCTTAGGGAGTAGCCttctctaccaacatcaaatggAAACCATTGATAAATTCTACAAACTATAGAAATTGtataaaatcagagataactgcaattgtcgaagttcattttaattggacaatgcaataaagcagcaaTTACCGGTGTGTAGTGCCGATATAGAACGCAGCCATTCTTgttgtttcaacaagttgttcGTTTAATaagttatcttgacaattacaagtatagTTACCGTTTTTTACGAAATAAACCACAATGTCCAAACATTTACTTTATATGctattttttgatttatttttattttgattgtaAATTTAAGTAAATAAGATGTTcagaatatctaaatccaacattatGTTTAATGTGATTTACAAAAAGTCTACTAGCCCATCGGACTttctgatttttaattttcactgacccgaccgtaaaattcactggcctcagtcttcggaccactgagttttcgtgaagactgtcactgtgacctttgacctattttctccaaaatcaataggggtcttccttacctggtacccaacaatatatcaaagtttcatttgattcggatttaaactttaggagttatcatccggaaaccaaatttttctgaaattttcattctatttttggtcactgtgaccttgacctttgaccttttttctccaaaatcaataggggtcttccttgcctggtacccaacaatatatcaaagtttcatttgattagattgtaaacttttcgagttatgagttatcatccggaaaccaattgttgacgcccatcCGCCCGccaacccacccacccacctgcatcaccaaaccaatagccgagttcaacttcgttgcaactcggctaaaaatggTATGGATGAGAATCGCGTGGTCCCTGTTATCACATATTTATTATATGATCTTTTGGGGTTGactgatacattttttttagcAGTCCAACGGTTAATTAgcatcaaacattgtttgaagaagctggtgtcttaGTACGAGTACTTTCAATTAtggaaaaattatatagtaTTATATTATCGGGGCGGATCCAGCAATTGAGGTTAGGGCAAGCAACTTCATAAGGCAGAGGGTCGGGGGCACCTtaaggcccccagtgggtccaggtaCAGACAATTATATcacttgggttcgaatttactattaaagagtacacATTTGAAGCCAAGCGATACGACTGCCTGTGGGTCCAGGGGgcaaagctcctggattttacagattttatagcgcttgaatgaaatatgtctcctatgtagtcattttctgCATTTTTAATGAAGTACAAaggacacaaattttaaggttgttttatttatataaaaaaaatataagttctcccaatgaaaGTAACtcaataaatatatagtattactacagtaacttgatccgaagagttggatcacgtcgagttgacaggcgcggatcatcagatcacatgaGACGTGTTTTTCTGAACAAGAGACCattgatttaccttaaattttaaaattttagaggggggggggggggggggcacgcTGGGTGtccccccttaaatccaccactgatTATATGATTACAATTCGGTTAAAAATGATTACTGATATGCAGTAAGTCTAGTGACAACTGTATGTATTTGGGGTGATGCTAAAACGGGCAACGGAACAGaacacaaaaaatattttatgtaatgatataTTGAAAGGAGTTCAGCATTTTGTAATGATTTTAAAGTAATTTCCTTCTGTTTCGTTAGATTTCCTTTTGTTTCGTTAGGTTTCATTTCGTTTTGGTAAgtttcgtttcatttcggtagatttcgtttcgcactttacaggtactcgaatcagaaaagctcacttgagctttcagctcaggtgattACCTCACATTTATTAGGGTTAAATGTCGTTTCCCAAATTCTCTATTCCTTATATTACACTGAATGTAGGCTAATTATATACACTATCTTTCCATCACATTTGCAACATCGATAAATAAAATTCCCAAACATCACttgcagaaaataaaaatcttaaaattctgaGTAATTTAAATTACTATGatagaaattttataattaataaacatTTCTAATGACCTCTACTTGCATAGTAGATAATAGATATGGCACTAGCACACTAATCTTCTTTAAAAGATAAGCTTTATATGATCTAGTTTGACAATACatcctgtcattgggtcaaatgctgtctggcatgtttcataccaatttttaggccgttcttggcacattgttTCTGACTACGAATTACTTTGTTTTagttacctgatcaagatatataagaccagtcaacaggggatgcttattcctcctaagcACATGATCACACTTCCGTCCatatttgcccaactccctattaattttgtattccttgtagaaGTTGTGAGATcaatcactgttccttatcttcaccttttcatgatttaaaaaaaaaaaaacagatcTGCCACGGATCTAAATTTTATGaacaaaaaattaacaaaatggtgaaaatattattaaagaaataaaagagTGTATTTCAAATgcttatatttatatctatttaatcatttgttttcttttgttctACGACTCTTCGAGAATTTTCAATTCTTCCATATGTTGACTGAGACGTctctaatccgagattcctctgactctcaCCCCTATAATGTCCGCACatatcacaatgtaaaagcgggggTAACTAAGACCTCAGAGGCCTGTGCTAAGactaagagtcagaggaatctcggattaagaCGTCTCCAGCTGTagtgtaggtgaagtaccacagatTCAGACCTATGTATGACAATCAGAGCCgtagcagggggggggggggg is part of the Ostrea edulis chromosome 2, xbOstEdul1.1, whole genome shotgun sequence genome and harbors:
- the LOC125679058 gene encoding uncharacterized protein LOC125679058, with the protein product MMFGNEDKMLQPETPLRRCCSVSDKVDWSDGSIYLSCINDAENCHEKDMSSFNYLSIDLRNVNPEKKDIPTQYESGKVEQFQKEAQDTTQRLFCDSSVSDAYTHTWNSDIYSRRNYLCLNTDTFNPSTTNPGISSLDNIIRFVQNGIAHFQNATNDKWTLREANFYEKTMIDLSVIEERITQFHQRGQTSVMNCNTHLLDIYRLNVESLLLNMEAFIRCSSSLQNFRNNGSIALYPEELIHSMKDVIEQSSKAVNSAWMTFLQSTTNQTDSVIQTQLSDYPVPMSSSCESFDYSTQNESYPINPNLKENMLSPNICLRKEHSNIDHQTQNHAEEKKSSPCTPCGTPSRQNQHTLIKECYVPLEKCDDSFFPARPDTIRSRKYTKLSENDTFHRKQQSKNQEFISVAPGYEDKHSENITKETPKKSIFRTRTTKADDSRQKTLLHTGDKCQHAMVGFIPSCKPLVTSIDHITPVGISSRKISQNSKLWKNSSENGAQILCASIGTQTASKTKPFSTNHTSDHHKITENEHQYKDHGSHYDELKDKRTSVSICESSNKQRRGDSILSQLSQKNKGRRNSCQRRTKLFSELNHNTNLPSKEDYSITTKDQSLISFVSSVKSYKYNPSSVHVSLQVSCVKRNVLANKLRAEESVKRSQNKKEHWLKTENLDVHRKCSPIQSYKRSSTEERCSFIPIKRIKNYLEQDAMKLKNSNNAEKDDSNSTEVEVWNRKNSTPVKSSKFQFEPVEKHSATCLIRENLKNGNARGQTLKLIEDESRFFLNQQAELTAKIKSLKKQKANIVKSSMPSTVNSTQDQVADKAKLSHKLPDLNNNLSLLM